From the Phoenix dactylifera cultivar Barhee BC4 chromosome 10, palm_55x_up_171113_PBpolish2nd_filt_p, whole genome shotgun sequence genome, one window contains:
- the LOC103717688 gene encoding peroxiredoxin-2E-1, chloroplastic has product MAAAASLTCAGAAFAAKLLAPISPARLRPISTTRIPRLVSFPAPLRSRHHPIRRISASTAAPAATTIIAVGDKLPDATLAYFDPAGELQTVTVSELTKGKKTILFAVPGAFTPTCSQKHLPGFAEKAGELKAKGVDTIACVSVNDAFVMRAWKENLKVGDEVQLLADGNGDFTRALGVELDLRDKPAGLGVRSRRYAMLVDDGVVKVLNLEEGGAFTFSGADDMLKAL; this is encoded by the coding sequence atggCAGCAGCGGCCTCCCTGACCTGCGCCGGCGCCGCCTTCGCCGCGAAGCTCCTCGCCCCCATATCCCCCGCTCGCCTCCGCCCGATCTCCACCACCCGCATCCCTCGCCTCGTCTCGTTCCCCGCCCCCCTCCGCTCTCGTCACCACCCGATCAGGCGGATCTCTGCCTCCACCGCTGCCCCGGCCGCGACGACCATCATCGCCGTCGGGGACAAGCTTCCGGACGCCACCCTCGCCTATTTCGACCCCGCCGGGGAGCTCCAGACCGTGACCGTCTCGGAGCTTACGAAGGGCAAGAAGACCATCCTCTTCGCGGTGCCCGGAGCCTTCACCCCGACCTGCTCCCAGAAGCACCTCCCCGGGTTCGCGGAGAAGGCTGGCGAGCTCAAGGCGAAGGGCGTCGACACCATCGCCTGCGTCTCCGTCAACGATGCCTTCGTGATGCGGGCCTGGAAGGAGAACCTCAAGGTTGGGGACGAGGTTCAGCTGCTCGCCGACGGCAACGGGGACTTCACGCGCGCCCTCGGCGTGGAGCTCGACCTCCGGGACAAGCCCGCCGGCCTGGGCGTCCGCTCTCGGCGCTACGCGATGCTGGTCGATGACGGGGTCGTCAAGGTTCTCAACTTGGAGGAGGGCGGGGCTTTCACCTTCAGCGGCGCCGACGACATGCTCAAGGCCCTCTGA